The Syntrophales bacterium genome has a segment encoding these proteins:
- a CDS encoding CoA transferase, translating to MAGPLEGIRVVDLSRIVVGPYCTMVLGDMGADVIKIEIPKIGDETRMWGPPFIGGESAYYLSLNKNKRSLTLDFKKEKGKEILRRLIAESDVLIENYRLGTLDKVGFGYDELRKINPRIIYCSITGYGPTGPMAHEVGVDVVVAAEAGLIGITGEADRPPSKVGVAITDIITALFAQGAIANALLYREKTGKGQRLDLSLFESQVATLFNLSQSYLVTGEIPVRRGLGHASIVPYQGFRTRDNEYIMVTVTSEKMWSNFCKIMEIQELEKDPRFDENKKRVMNREQLVPLLEEKILAGDSDGWVSRFRGVGIPCGRINTMDRVFAHPQIEPRNMLVEIDHPTAQKIKLIGVPVKYSETPGSVRLPPPLLGQHNNQILSELLGYNEDDIEAFRKQEVI from the coding sequence ATGGCAGGCCCATTGGAAGGAATAAGAGTAGTAGATCTGTCTCGGATTGTCGTCGGTCCATACTGCACTATGGTACTGGGAGACATGGGCGCGGATGTGATCAAAATTGAAATTCCCAAAATAGGCGATGAAACAAGGATGTGGGGACCGCCTTTCATCGGAGGGGAAAGCGCTTATTATTTGTCGCTTAACAAGAACAAGCGGAGCCTGACCCTGGACTTCAAAAAGGAGAAGGGAAAAGAGATACTGAGACGTCTTATCGCTGAGTCCGACGTCCTGATTGAAAACTATCGATTGGGAACCCTCGACAAGGTTGGGTTTGGTTATGACGAGTTAAGGAAAATCAATCCCCGCATCATCTATTGCAGCATTACCGGGTATGGGCCGACCGGGCCCATGGCTCACGAGGTGGGAGTAGATGTCGTGGTGGCGGCCGAGGCAGGTCTGATAGGGATAACGGGGGAGGCTGACAGACCGCCATCCAAGGTTGGCGTGGCGATTACCGATATCATTACCGCCTTGTTTGCCCAGGGGGCAATTGCCAATGCCCTGCTGTACAGGGAAAAGACAGGGAAGGGGCAGCGGCTTGATCTGTCGCTTTTTGAATCCCAGGTGGCCACGCTTTTCAATCTCTCCCAGAGCTATCTTGTTACGGGAGAAATTCCTGTCCGCAGGGGGCTGGGCCACGCAAGCATAGTTCCCTACCAGGGATTCAGGACCAGAGACAATGAGTATATCATGGTTACGGTGACAAGCGAGAAAATGTGGAGCAACTTCTGTAAAATCATGGAGATTCAGGAGCTTGAAAAAGATCCTCGCTTTGACGAGAACAAAAAGCGGGTGATGAACAGGGAGCAGCTGGTGCCCCTGCTCGAGGAGAAAATTTTAGCCGGCGATTCCGATGGCTGGGTTTCCCGGTTTCGAGGCGTGGGCATTCCCTGTGGCAGAATCAACACGATGGACAGGGTGTTCGCCCATCCTCAGATAGAGCCTCGCAACATGCTTGTGGAGATAGATCATCCCACTGCGCAGAAAATAAAATTGATAGGCGTGCCGGTAAAGTACTCAGAAACGCCGGGCTCGGTCAGGCTGCCCCCCCCCCTTCTGGGCCAACATAACAATCAGATACTTTCGGAACTTCTGGGCTACAACGAGGATGATATTGAAGCTTTCAGGAAGCAGGAGGTTATTTAA
- a CDS encoding acyl-CoA dehydrogenase family protein yields the protein MDFELDETQRLMVHTAEQFARKEVAPWLERRGSISEMIAKMGEAGLFGCAFPARYGGSNAGFLAHSLVCEKISTVDSGLRAPFNLQAMTGPYTIMEWGSEKAKEKYIAPLVSGKKLGCVCFSEPNAGSDLSSMETKIEDKGDHFLINGNKTWISNGTLADYAVVYGTMDRKLKNKGICGLIVETDQKGWHPSEIDKLGDKNSPIAEIFMEDVVVPKENLLGDMGNGFKIAMTALDRGRISVSSGALGVAQACLDASINYAKERVQFGQPIGQFQMVKAIIADMVANVEAARFLVRRAAWLNDNCQPFSREVAIAKYFAGETAVKCAGWAMEIHGGMGYSLELPVEKYYRDSKLYQIGEGTANIMKLIIADDALGYKQANRPRLKLPTEFKDLQ from the coding sequence ATGGATTTTGAACTGGACGAAACACAAAGACTGATGGTTCATACCGCGGAGCAATTCGCCAGAAAAGAGGTTGCCCCTTGGCTTGAGCGGAGAGGTTCCATATCCGAGATGATTGCGAAAATGGGAGAAGCCGGCCTTTTTGGTTGTGCCTTTCCTGCCCGGTATGGGGGAAGCAATGCCGGATTTCTTGCCCATTCTCTGGTATGCGAGAAGATATCGACCGTCGATTCAGGCCTTAGGGCTCCCTTCAACCTGCAGGCCATGACAGGACCTTACACGATCATGGAATGGGGGAGTGAAAAAGCCAAAGAAAAATACATAGCCCCGCTTGTTTCAGGGAAAAAGTTGGGCTGTGTCTGCTTTTCGGAACCTAATGCAGGATCGGATTTGTCCTCCATGGAAACAAAAATTGAAGACAAGGGAGACCACTTTCTGATCAATGGTAACAAGACATGGATATCAAACGGCACTTTGGCGGATTATGCGGTCGTATATGGGACCATGGACCGAAAGCTTAAGAATAAGGGGATTTGCGGTCTCATTGTCGAAACTGATCAAAAAGGCTGGCATCCAAGCGAAATAGACAAGTTAGGGGATAAAAATTCCCCCATAGCCGAGATATTCATGGAAGATGTAGTTGTGCCCAAGGAGAACCTGCTCGGAGATATGGGCAATGGTTTCAAGATTGCCATGACCGCATTGGATCGCGGTCGCATAAGCGTCTCCAGCGGCGCTTTGGGCGTGGCCCAGGCCTGCCTGGATGCATCGATCAATTATGCCAAGGAAAGGGTTCAGTTTGGTCAGCCTATCGGCCAATTTCAGATGGTTAAAGCCATTATTGCCGATATGGTTGCCAATGTCGAGGCGGCCCGCTTTCTGGTGAGAAGGGCCGCGTGGCTGAACGATAATTGCCAGCCCTTTTCCAGAGAGGTGGCCATTGCCAAGTACTTTGCCGGTGAGACAGCGGTAAAATGCGCCGGGTGGGCCATGGAAATTCACGGGGGGATGGGCTATTCCCTGGAATTGCCCGTGGAGAAGTATTACCGGGATTCAAAGCTTTATCAGATTGGCGAGGGAACGGCCAATATCATGAAACTTATCATCGCCGATGACGCGCTCGGCTACAAGCAGGCAAACAGACCCCGGTTAAAGTTGCCCACGGAGTTTAAGGATTTACAGTAG
- a CDS encoding long-chain-fatty-acid--CoA ligase, translating into MILADSLKKAYKFFPNKKAVVCGDNSWTYEEFFIRLNNFSRYLKTEGIKKGDRIAILHPNCHYYLESYYALAIIGATAVPLNHRLSAAELSFILNDAGARLLIASPRFRKTIEQLRGNVPSLEGIIWTGETPTEDGDKSYEEIIAGQYPAFAEVETTENDIAQIYYTSGTTGRPKGVILTHKNVSVHALGTIAELQLTDRDVWLHAAPLFHLADAWASWAITWVGGTHVLVSDFDPAAVLAALEKERVTLTNLIPTMLNILINYPEVKNYDFSSLRVLLSGGASIAPEVVRRIVETFGCDYLQTYGMTETSPYLTLSLLKEHLRKLSPEEQLRYKSKTGREFIAVELKVVNEEGRDIRQDEQETGEIIVRGDTVTPGYWHLPEETQKAIRDGWLYTGDMAVMDSEGYVTIVDRKKDMIVTGGENVYSTEVENILYQHHAVLECAVVGVPDEKWGETVHAVVVLKPNMPATPEELIDFCKERIAHYKSPKSVEFLPELPKTGSGKIEKKKLRDKHWPDIMKKI; encoded by the coding sequence ATGATTCTTGCGGATTCTCTGAAGAAAGCATATAAATTTTTCCCAAATAAAAAGGCTGTTGTCTGTGGGGACAATAGCTGGACTTATGAAGAATTTTTTATCCGTCTCAATAATTTTTCCAGATATCTTAAAACCGAGGGAATCAAAAAAGGCGACCGGATAGCGATTTTACATCCCAACTGCCACTATTACCTTGAGTCCTACTATGCGCTCGCGATTATCGGGGCAACCGCTGTCCCGCTTAATCATAGGCTATCCGCTGCAGAGCTCTCCTTCATCCTGAACGACGCCGGCGCCCGGCTGCTGATCGCCTCTCCGCGGTTCAGAAAAACGATTGAACAGCTCCGCGGAAATGTTCCCTCACTGGAAGGGATAATCTGGACTGGGGAAACGCCGACGGAAGATGGGGACAAGTCCTATGAAGAGATAATAGCCGGCCAATACCCCGCTTTCGCCGAGGTGGAGACAACCGAAAACGATATCGCCCAGATATACTACACCAGCGGCACGACCGGACGTCCGAAAGGGGTGATCCTGACCCATAAAAACGTCTCCGTCCATGCGCTGGGGACAATCGCGGAGTTGCAGTTGACCGACCGGGACGTCTGGCTTCATGCGGCGCCACTTTTTCATCTGGCGGACGCCTGGGCAAGCTGGGCAATAACCTGGGTGGGGGGGACGCATGTCCTCGTCAGCGACTTCGATCCGGCAGCGGTGCTGGCGGCGCTGGAAAAAGAGCGGGTAACGCTGACCAACCTGATCCCGACGATGCTCAACATTCTGATCAATTATCCGGAGGTGAAGAACTACGATTTCAGCAGCCTGCGGGTTCTGCTCAGCGGCGGCGCGTCGATCGCCCCGGAGGTCGTGCGGCGGATCGTGGAAACCTTCGGATGCGACTACCTGCAGACCTACGGGATGACGGAAACCAGTCCCTATCTGACCCTTTCGCTTCTGAAGGAGCATCTGCGGAAGTTGTCTCCGGAAGAGCAGCTCCGTTACAAATCAAAGACTGGAAGGGAATTTATCGCCGTCGAGCTGAAGGTTGTAAACGAAGAGGGACGAGATATCCGGCAGGACGAGCAGGAAACCGGGGAGATAATCGTCCGAGGGGACACGGTAACGCCCGGCTACTGGCATCTGCCGGAAGAAACCCAAAAGGCAATCCGGGACGGCTGGCTCTACACGGGCGACATGGCCGTCATGGATAGTGAAGGATATGTAACGATCGTTGACCGTAAGAAAGACATGATCGTAACCGGCGGAGAAAACGTCTATTCCACCGAGGTGGAAAACATCCTCTACCAGCATCATGCGGTTCTGGAGTGCGCCGTGGTCGGGGTTCCGGACGAGAAATGGGGGGAGACGGTTCACGCAGTGGTTGTATTGAAGCCCAATATGCCGGCAACCCCAGAGGAGCTGATCGACTTCTGCAAGGAACGGATCGCCCACTACAAATCCCCCAAATCGGTTGAATTCCTGCCAGAGCTCCCGAAAACCGGCTCAGGAAAAATCGAAAAGAAAAAATTGAGGGACAAACACTGGCCCGATATAATGAAGAAAATTTGA